The following DNA comes from Mycolicibacterium aromaticivorans JS19b1 = JCM 16368.
CCGAGCGCGCGGCTCAGACCCGCGACATCGCGCTTGACCTCGGTCTCGACGCGCTGCTCCAGGGCGACAAGATCTCGACGGGCGTTCTGCACGGCGCCCTCGACTGTGTTCTGCACTTCGACGGGGGTGGGCAGGTGCGGCGCCGCGGGAGTGGACTTGGCGGTGGCCAACGTCATCGAAGCGCTCGTCGGTACCGTGCTGATCGATGAGGTCTGTTGTGCAGCAGCAGTTTTGGGAGTGTTCAGCACGGTGACGTGGCTGCGCCCCGGCGACGCGGGATGCGACGAGTTGGCAGAGCCGGCCGCGGAGTGGCCGGTACCGCCGGGGGACGCCGACGCGACAGCGCCGCCGCACCCCATCGCGATCAGGAATCCGACGCCGACGCCGAACGCGAGCGTCCCGAGCTGTCCGACCACACGTGCTGCCGCCATAACGCCCCCTTGACCCGGCACGCCAGCGCGCGCAACTCAGGTGATGGTAGCTAGGCGCGGCGCGTTCGCGTGAGAAACGCGCTGTGGTTTTTCTGGATAGTCGCGTTCGGAATCATTTGCTCTGAGGCGAACCCGGCGCCAATTGGATTCCCTAGAAGTAGCGGGGGAACGGAGTCCAATCGGGATCGCGCTTTTCCAGGAACGCATCCCGGCCCTCGACGGCCTCGTCGGTCATGTAGGCCAGCCGGGTGGCTTCTCCGGCGAACAGTTGCTGGCCCACCAATCCGTCGTCGAGCAGGTTGAAGGCGAACTTCAGCATGCGTTGGGCCTGTGGCGATTTGCCGTTGATCTCCTTGGCCCACTGCACGCCCACGTTCTCCAGCTCGGCGTGGTCGACCACCTCGTTGACAGCGCCCATGTTATGCATCTGCTCGGCGGTGTAGGGCCGGCCGAGGAAGAAGATCTCCCGGGCGAACTTCTGGCCGACCTGCCGTGCCAGATAAGCGCTGCCGTACCCGCCGTCGAAGCTGCCGACGTCGGCGTCGGTCTGCTTGAACCGGGCGTGCTCGCGGCTGGCCAACGTCAGATCGCACACCACGTGCAAGCTGTGGCCACCGCCGGCCGCCCAGCCGTTGACCAAGCAGATGACCACCTTCGGCATGAACCGGATCAGCCGCTGGACCTCCAGGATGTGTAGTCGTCCCGCACGCGCCGGATCGACGGACTCGGCGGTTTCTCCTTCGGCGTACTGGTATCCGCTTCGGCCCCGGATGCGTTGGTCGCCGCCCGAGCAGAACGCCCAGCCGCCGTCCTTGGCTGACGGCCCGTTGCCTGTCAGCAGCACCACGCCGACGTCCGGCGACATCCGGGCATGGTCGAGCGCGCGGTACAGC
Coding sequences within:
- a CDS encoding 1,4-dihydroxy-2-naphthoyl-CoA synthase, translated to MTDNPFDPSQWRAIDGFEDLTDITYHRHVSDGTVRVAFDRPDVRNAFRPHTVDELYRALDHARMSPDVGVVLLTGNGPSAKDGGWAFCSGGDQRIRGRSGYQYAEGETAESVDPARAGRLHILEVQRLIRFMPKVVICLVNGWAAGGGHSLHVVCDLTLASREHARFKQTDADVGSFDGGYGSAYLARQVGQKFAREIFFLGRPYTAEQMHNMGAVNEVVDHAELENVGVQWAKEINGKSPQAQRMLKFAFNLLDDGLVGQQLFAGEATRLAYMTDEAVEGRDAFLEKRDPDWTPFPRYF